In Desulfatirhabdium butyrativorans DSM 18734, a genomic segment contains:
- a CDS encoding CoB--CoM heterodisulfide reductase iron-sulfur subunit B family protein, which yields MKYGYYPGCSLHSTGQEFDKSFKAVCQKLGVELVELEKWVCCGASAVHNLSQLMAIALPMANLALLAEMELEEVVIPCASCFSRFKIAQHSVKTDKNLRRKVVEAIHKDCNDEAKVIHPLTIFSQKPLISRIPTLVERNLSGLKVACYYGCLLTRPPKITEFDVAENPMTMDNVLRATGVTTVDWPYKTVCCGASLALSKPDIVVNLSHNVIQEAKSAGADAIAVACPLCHANLDTRQDDMAKKYGTHPQLPILYFTQLMGLSLGISPAELCLHTHLTDVEKIFEKVGQPA from the coding sequence ATGAAATACGGGTATTATCCGGGATGTTCCCTTCATTCGACGGGACAGGAGTTTGATAAGTCATTCAAAGCGGTTTGTCAAAAGCTGGGCGTTGAGCTGGTCGAGCTTGAAAAATGGGTCTGCTGCGGTGCAAGCGCTGTTCATAACCTTTCCCAACTGATGGCAATTGCCTTGCCGATGGCCAATTTGGCACTTCTTGCCGAGATGGAATTGGAAGAGGTTGTCATTCCATGCGCATCATGTTTTTCCAGGTTCAAGATCGCCCAGCACAGTGTCAAAACGGATAAAAATCTCAGAAGAAAAGTGGTGGAGGCCATCCATAAGGATTGCAACGATGAGGCAAAGGTGATCCACCCCTTAACGATTTTTTCTCAAAAACCTTTGATTTCCAGGATTCCAACGCTTGTGGAGCGCAATCTGTCAGGACTCAAAGTGGCATGTTATTATGGGTGTCTTTTAACCCGACCCCCGAAAATCACCGAATTCGATGTCGCCGAAAATCCAATGACCATGGACAACGTACTCCGGGCAACCGGTGTCACTACTGTGGACTGGCCGTATAAGACGGTTTGCTGCGGCGCTTCCCTTGCGCTTTCCAAACCGGATATTGTGGTGAATTTGAGTCACAACGTAATTCAGGAAGCCAAATCGGCGGGGGCGGATGCCATTGCTGTAGCCTGCCCATTGTGCCATGCCAACCTGGATACACGTCAGGATGATATGGCAAAGAAATATGGAACACATCCTCAGTTGCCGATTCTCTATTTCACGCAGCTGATGGGGCTTAGCCTCGGAATTTCACCTGCGGAACTATGCCTCCATACACATCTGACAGATGTAGAAAAGATTTTTGAAAAGGTTGGACAGCCCGCATAG
- a CDS encoding 4Fe-4S dicluster domain-containing protein translates to MTEAAINLDESSLKLTDLVSAVGGVDVSYCYQCGKCATGCPVAYEMDLVPTQLIHAIQLGLMDVVYKSKTMWLCAGCLTCTTRCPQEIDIAEALSTIRILMTREGRPPQVPDVQKFTQSFVQNLHWFGRIYELGMVGMLKLKTGKFTQDISLGIKMLMKDKFHLLPRIRGGSTVHQIFKRVKKQEKP, encoded by the coding sequence ATGACTGAAGCAGCGATCAATTTGGATGAAAGCAGCCTTAAGCTCACGGATCTCGTCTCTGCGGTGGGAGGAGTGGATGTCAGCTACTGCTACCAATGTGGCAAATGTGCTACGGGTTGTCCTGTTGCATATGAAATGGATCTTGTGCCAACGCAGCTGATTCATGCAATCCAGCTGGGGTTGATGGATGTCGTTTACAAGAGCAAAACGATGTGGTTGTGCGCTGGATGCCTGACCTGCACCACACGTTGTCCCCAGGAGATCGATATTGCCGAGGCTTTGAGCACGATTCGAATTCTGATGACTCGCGAGGGAAGGCCGCCGCAGGTTCCGGATGTACAAAAGTTCACCCAGAGCTTTGTTCAGAATCTGCATTGGTTCGGGAGAATTTATGAATTGGGTATGGTTGGCATGCTGAAGCTAAAGACGGGAAAATTTACACAGGACATCTCGCTGGGGATAAAGATGCTCATGAAAGACAAGTTCCATCTCCTTCCCAGAATTCGAGGCGGCAGCACTGTGCACCAAATATTCAAACGCGTGAAAAAGCAGGAAAAGCCATGA
- a CDS encoding hydrogenase iron-sulfur subunit codes for MGTDYKFKPKILGFACNWUAYGAADLAGVSRLQYATDMRILRVMCSGRVDMAHVLRAFSNGMDGVFIGACHLDECNYITHGNYSAMNMVLLFKKIMEHIGLHPERLRMQVMSGAEANVFVESTNSFIKTIKELGPLGKNEGLDEKEIRSKLARVEKLLPYIKITTKEKLKKRLNPDEYEGYFTRDEIAKLFAEAPSYYIQPDKCQACMTCARRCPAEAIISAKKEVHVIDQEKCIKCGTCIQACPSKFSAVVKIVGQPVPPPPPEGQRAIVKKTHEKEAA; via the coding sequence ATGGGTACAGACTATAAATTTAAGCCAAAAATATTGGGTTTTGCATGCAATTGGTGAGCATACGGTGCTGCTGACCTGGCTGGAGTTTCCAGACTGCAATATGCAACCGATATGAGAATTCTCCGAGTCATGTGCTCAGGGAGAGTTGACATGGCACATGTACTCAGAGCGTTCTCCAATGGAATGGACGGCGTTTTTATCGGCGCCTGTCATTTGGATGAATGCAACTATATAACTCATGGCAATTATTCTGCCATGAACATGGTGCTTCTGTTCAAGAAGATCATGGAACACATCGGACTACATCCGGAACGGTTAAGAATGCAGGTCATGTCCGGTGCGGAAGCCAATGTGTTTGTTGAATCAACAAACAGCTTTATCAAAACAATCAAAGAATTGGGCCCTCTTGGTAAAAATGAGGGATTGGATGAGAAGGAGATTCGGTCAAAACTGGCTCGGGTAGAAAAACTGCTTCCTTACATCAAGATCACGACAAAAGAGAAGCTGAAGAAACGATTGAATCCGGATGAATATGAAGGGTATTTTACCAGAGACGAGATAGCCAAGCTATTTGCTGAAGCGCCATCCTATTATATTCAACCCGATAAGTGCCAGGCATGTATGACTTGCGCCAGAAGATGCCCAGCGGAAGCGATCATCAGCGCAAAGAAGGAAGTTCATGTCATTGATCAGGAAAAGTGTATCAAATGCGGCACTTGTATCCAAGCCTGCCCGTCGAAGTTTTCGGCGGTCGTTAAGATTGTAGGACAACCCGTCCCTCCGCCTCCTCCAGAAGGGCAAAGAGCCATTGTCAAAAAGACTCATGAAAAGGAGGCCGCCTGA
- a CDS encoding CoB--CoM heterodisulfide reductase iron-sulfur subunit A family protein: MGNELIPESVLQQRFNQSGNRNYADVLVVGGGISGIQASLDLATAGFKVCLVEKAPSIGGHMAQLDKTFPTNDCSMUILAPKLVEVGRHPNIEVLSYTEVKSVEGEAGNFTVSLNKKPRYIHEDKCTGCNTCVEYCPVNFPDPYNQEISPNKAVHIYFAQAIPLVAYIDESCLYLKEGKCRICENVCKNNAIDLKQQTERIEINVGAIILALGIEPYDARLKAEYRYGQYGNVVTSMDYERLLCSTGPYGGEILRKTDLKHPHKIAWISCVGSRQAAEGANSYCSGVCCTYAQKQVILTKDHDAEAECVIFHNDIRSFGKDFERFYQRTENLPGVRFVKSYVTIGKELPDTKNVTIKYWTPEDGITEEAFDMVVLSVGLTPPVNVKTIANTFGIELNHHDFAKLGAANPIQTSRPGIFVSGGLQGPLDIPESVFSASGASSQIGELLDFRRGKLSKARTYPEEKDVSKEEPRIGVFVCHCGANISRVVNVPDTVEYCKTLPYVVHAQQQIFSCATNSAKEITDMIKEKGLNRVVVAACSPRTLEPLFRDTLREAGINQYYLEMANIREHDSWVHSKEMDDALAKAKDIIRMSVGRVAQLEPLQEYDLPVNKAALIVGGGVAGMTAALSIANQKHEVHLIEKEKDLGGTARNVHSTLDGMDVQAHLHELIRKIYAHPLIHVYHKATVTQVDGYIGNFVTTVQSDRGETTIKHGAAVLAIGADVYTPTEYLYGRHDAVVTQLELEDRIAKRDQKVVNARNLVMIQCVGCRNKDRNYCSRICCSESVKNALELKKINPKMNIYVLYRDIRTYGFNEDYYREARGKSVRFIRYIPDEQPAVEAIGSGSLRVTVTDQTLQKKVSINADVLSLAAAVIPSKSTKEIAGLFKVTLSPDGYFKEAHVKLRPVDFATDGVYLCGMAHYPKFIQETINQAYGAAGRVLALLSHDLVTASGSVCVINEKACMGCGACVEVCSYGALNLKDGKQGKKATINPVLCKGDGLCNTMCPTGAISLKHFTDEEIISEIDALANGEQEAVKQSAAA; the protein is encoded by the coding sequence ATGGGAAACGAACTGATTCCGGAATCCGTTTTGCAGCAACGCTTCAACCAATCGGGAAACCGCAATTATGCCGACGTGCTGGTTGTCGGCGGCGGAATCAGCGGCATTCAGGCGTCCTTGGATCTTGCTACCGCCGGTTTCAAGGTCTGTTTAGTGGAAAAAGCCCCGAGCATTGGCGGCCATATGGCCCAACTGGATAAAACCTTTCCGACCAACGACTGCTCCATGTGAATTTTGGCTCCCAAACTGGTCGAGGTCGGCCGGCATCCAAACATTGAAGTGCTTTCCTATACAGAAGTAAAAAGCGTTGAGGGGGAGGCGGGGAATTTTACCGTATCACTCAACAAGAAACCCAGATATATCCATGAGGACAAATGCACGGGATGCAATACCTGCGTTGAATATTGTCCTGTAAATTTTCCCGACCCGTATAATCAGGAAATATCGCCGAACAAAGCGGTTCACATTTATTTCGCACAGGCCATTCCACTGGTAGCCTATATTGACGAAAGCTGCCTGTATTTGAAGGAGGGGAAATGCCGTATCTGCGAGAATGTATGTAAAAACAATGCGATTGATTTAAAGCAGCAAACCGAGAGAATCGAAATAAACGTAGGCGCAATCATCCTTGCTTTAGGCATCGAACCCTATGACGCCAGGCTGAAAGCGGAATACCGCTACGGCCAATACGGCAATGTGGTTACCAGTATGGATTATGAGCGTCTGCTGTGTTCAACCGGGCCGTATGGCGGAGAAATACTGCGAAAAACCGATCTGAAACACCCGCATAAGATCGCATGGATTTCGTGTGTCGGGTCCAGGCAGGCAGCAGAAGGCGCAAACAGCTACTGCTCCGGTGTCTGCTGTACTTATGCCCAAAAACAGGTGATCCTTACAAAAGATCATGACGCTGAAGCTGAATGCGTCATATTCCATAACGATATTCGTTCCTTCGGGAAGGATTTTGAGCGGTTCTATCAAAGGACTGAAAATCTTCCGGGGGTTCGATTTGTAAAAAGCTACGTAACCATCGGAAAGGAACTGCCTGACACCAAGAATGTCACCATCAAATACTGGACGCCTGAGGACGGTATCACCGAAGAGGCCTTCGATATGGTGGTATTGAGTGTGGGATTGACGCCTCCTGTAAATGTCAAAACCATCGCAAATACATTCGGCATCGAACTCAACCATCATGATTTTGCAAAGCTGGGCGCTGCCAATCCCATACAAACGAGCAGGCCGGGTATTTTTGTCAGCGGGGGCTTGCAGGGCCCGCTGGATATTCCGGAATCCGTATTCAGCGCCAGCGGCGCAAGTTCCCAGATTGGTGAACTGCTAGATTTCAGACGGGGTAAGCTTTCCAAGGCTAGAACATATCCGGAAGAAAAGGATGTATCCAAAGAAGAACCAAGAATCGGGGTGTTTGTTTGTCACTGCGGAGCCAATATCAGCAGGGTTGTCAATGTTCCCGATACGGTTGAATACTGTAAGACGTTGCCATATGTCGTTCATGCTCAACAGCAGATTTTCTCATGCGCAACAAACTCTGCCAAAGAGATAACGGATATGATCAAGGAAAAGGGATTGAATCGGGTGGTTGTGGCTGCGTGCTCACCGAGAACCCTTGAACCCTTGTTCAGAGATACGCTTCGCGAGGCCGGAATCAATCAATACTATCTGGAAATGGCGAATATCAGAGAGCATGATTCCTGGGTGCATTCGAAAGAGATGGACGATGCTCTGGCCAAGGCAAAAGATATTATCCGGATGTCAGTGGGCAGGGTCGCTCAGCTTGAGCCATTACAGGAGTACGATTTGCCTGTAAACAAAGCGGCGCTCATTGTTGGCGGCGGTGTTGCCGGCATGACAGCGGCCCTTTCCATCGCCAATCAGAAACACGAAGTTCATCTGATTGAAAAGGAAAAAGACCTTGGCGGTACAGCACGAAATGTACATTCAACTTTGGACGGCATGGATGTTCAGGCTCACTTGCATGAATTGATTCGGAAAATATATGCGCATCCATTGATCCATGTATATCATAAAGCAACGGTTACCCAGGTTGATGGTTACATTGGCAATTTCGTAACCACGGTACAATCCGACAGAGGTGAAACAACGATAAAGCACGGTGCAGCGGTTCTTGCAATCGGTGCCGATGTTTACACGCCGACGGAATATCTGTATGGCCGGCACGATGCGGTCGTAACCCAGCTTGAGCTGGAAGACAGGATCGCCAAAAGAGATCAGAAGGTTGTCAACGCCCGGAATCTGGTAATGATTCAGTGCGTCGGATGCAGAAATAAAGATCGAAATTACTGCAGTCGCATCTGTTGCAGTGAATCCGTAAAAAATGCGCTTGAATTGAAAAAGATCAATCCGAAGATGAACATATATGTTCTGTATCGAGACATTCGGACATATGGATTCAACGAGGATTATTACAGGGAGGCAAGAGGCAAGTCGGTAAGGTTCATCCGCTACATACCCGATGAACAACCCGCGGTTGAAGCAATAGGCAGCGGGTCCCTGAGGGTTACCGTAACGGATCAAACCTTACAAAAAAAGGTATCCATAAATGCCGATGTGCTTTCTTTGGCTGCCGCGGTGATTCCCTCGAAGTCAACCAAAGAAATTGCCGGATTATTCAAGGTCACACTGAGCCCGGACGGTTATTTTAAAGAGGCCCATGTAAAGCTGCGTCCGGTAGACTTTGCGACCGATGGCGTTTATTTGTGCGGCATGGCGCATTATCCTAAATTTATACAAGAAACAATCAATCAGGCCTATGGGGCCGCAGGCAGAGTGCTGGCGCTGCTATCTCACGACCTTGTCACAGCATCCGGGTCTGTATGTGTAATCAACGAAAAGGCGTGCATGGGCTGCGGGGCATGTGTTGAGGTGTGTAGTTATGGCGCCCTGAATCTCAAGGATGGCAAACAGGGAAAAAAGGCAACCATCAACCCTGTCCTTTGTAAAGGCGACGGCCTTTGCAATACAATGTGCCCAACGGGCGCAATTTCGCTCAAACATTTTACAGACGAGGAGATCATTTCAGAAATTGATGCGTTGGCCAACGGAGAGCAGGAGGCTGTAAAACAGAGTGCTGCGGCATAG
- a CDS encoding SxtJ family membrane protein: protein MGIITNKKAADGGMALVLILLLLFLLLGKRIFLYAAIIIHVLNMTIPQIFKPFARLWFGFSRLSGTIASTILLAIVFYGVITPIGCIARLTGHDPLRLKQFKRGAGSVFVERNITYTKNDLEKPY from the coding sequence ATGGGAATAATAACCAATAAAAAGGCTGCTGATGGCGGCATGGCGCTTGTTCTGATTTTGTTGCTGCTCTTTTTGCTTCTTGGAAAGCGCATATTTCTCTACGCCGCAATCATTATTCATGTCCTGAACATGACAATCCCCCAGATTTTCAAGCCGTTTGCCAGGCTATGGTTCGGGTTCTCCCGTTTATCGGGTACAATAGCGTCGACCATTCTTCTTGCCATCGTTTTTTATGGTGTGATTACGCCGATTGGCTGTATTGCAAGGCTTACAGGCCATGATCCGCTTCGATTGAAACAGTTTAAACGGGGGGCGGGATCCGTTTTTGTTGAAAGAAACATCACATATACGAAAAACGATCTTGAAAAACCGTATTGA
- a CDS encoding DUF5989 family protein encodes MEILKDLWGLMRVRKKYWLLPAILVLLLFGILIVLSSGTAIAPFIYTIF; translated from the coding sequence TTGGAAATTCTCAAAGACTTGTGGGGCTTGATGAGGGTGAGAAAAAAGTACTGGCTTCTTCCTGCGATACTGGTGCTGCTTCTTTTTGGGATTCTGATTGTTCTTTCAAGCGGGACGGCCATCGCTCCTTTTATTTATACAATTTTCTGA
- a CDS encoding carbamoyltransferase family protein — MRQIILGISAFYHDSAATLLIDGEIVAAAQEERFTRKKHTASFPIHSCRYVLEEAGITISDVSLLAFYDKPYIKFERLIETYHAIAPFGFKSFLSAIPVWIKEKLFMKEIIRSELLQLGGDLPEIVFPEHHLSHAASAFYPSPFEDAAILTLDGVGEWATTTICHGQGKEITILKELHFPHSIGLLYSAFTHYCGFKVNSGEYKLMGLAPYGQQGNPETESIKRKILDSIVDIREDGSLLLNQEYFNYAGGLSMTNDRKWEKLFGFPRRRAETALDQAYMNMALAIQEITEDVVRKLANTSKTLTKSKNIVLAGGVALNCVANGKLLKENIFDDLWVQPAAGDAGGSLGAALAAHHIFLNHDRPPVGKRDSMKGAYLGPEFSDLDIERTARKYQANFVKFDRFDDLCEATADLLQGDTVIGWFQGRMEFGPRALGNRSIIGDPRSPEIQKKLNLKIKFREGFRPFAPSVLEEEIKTFFDLEGTSPYMLLVAPVQEHRRNRLPENYVNLPLYERLYHIRSDVPSITHVDFSARIQSVSRDTNPKYWQLIDAFRRKTGYGVVVNTSFNVRGEPIVCTSDDAYRCFMRTEMDYLVMGNCLFAKKDQPGWNWKEDERQGFEMD; from the coding sequence GTGAGACAAATCATACTCGGCATATCGGCCTTTTACCACGACAGTGCGGCGACGCTTCTGATCGACGGAGAAATCGTTGCGGCAGCTCAGGAGGAGCGCTTTACCCGGAAAAAGCATACGGCATCCTTTCCGATTCACTCATGCAGATATGTGTTGGAAGAAGCCGGAATCACGATCAGCGATGTTTCTCTGCTTGCTTTCTACGATAAACCCTATATCAAATTCGAAAGGCTCATCGAAACATACCACGCAATAGCACCGTTCGGATTCAAGAGTTTTCTTTCAGCCATTCCTGTATGGATAAAGGAAAAGCTCTTCATGAAGGAGATCATCCGATCGGAACTGCTTCAACTCGGTGGGGATCTTCCAGAAATCGTTTTTCCGGAGCACCATCTTTCGCATGCAGCAAGCGCCTTCTATCCATCACCTTTTGAAGATGCTGCAATTCTCACGCTTGATGGTGTGGGCGAGTGGGCAACGACGACGATCTGTCATGGTCAGGGGAAAGAGATAACGATTCTGAAAGAGCTCCATTTTCCCCATTCCATCGGCCTGCTTTACTCAGCCTTCACCCATTATTGCGGTTTCAAAGTTAATTCCGGGGAATACAAACTGATGGGGCTTGCGCCTTATGGACAGCAGGGAAATCCGGAAACAGAAAGCATAAAGCGCAAGATACTTGACTCGATCGTCGATATCCGGGAAGACGGATCTCTTCTGCTCAATCAGGAATATTTCAATTATGCAGGCGGTCTGAGTATGACGAATGACCGAAAGTGGGAAAAATTATTTGGATTTCCAAGGCGGAGGGCAGAAACGGCGCTTGATCAAGCGTATATGAATATGGCGCTTGCCATTCAGGAGATTACCGAGGATGTCGTACGGAAACTTGCCAACACATCAAAAACATTGACAAAGTCCAAAAATATCGTTCTCGCAGGTGGAGTTGCCCTCAATTGTGTCGCAAATGGAAAGCTGCTGAAAGAAAATATCTTCGATGATTTATGGGTGCAACCGGCGGCCGGTGATGCTGGCGGATCGCTCGGTGCGGCCTTGGCGGCGCATCATATTTTCCTGAATCATGACAGGCCGCCTGTTGGCAAGCGGGATTCCATGAAAGGGGCGTATCTCGGGCCAGAGTTCAGTGATTTGGACATTGAAAGAACCGCCAGAAAATATCAGGCCAACTTTGTCAAATTCGATCGTTTTGATGATCTTTGTGAAGCGACAGCCGATCTGTTGCAAGGGGACACGGTTATCGGATGGTTTCAGGGCAGAATGGAGTTCGGCCCCAGAGCGCTTGGGAATCGATCGATCATCGGCGACCCGAGGAGTCCCGAAATCCAGAAGAAACTCAATCTGAAAATCAAATTTCGTGAAGGCTTCAGACCATTCGCTCCTTCTGTACTGGAAGAGGAGATCAAGACCTTCTTCGATCTGGAAGGAACTTCACCGTATATGCTTCTGGTTGCCCCGGTCCAAGAACATAGAAGAAACAGGCTGCCGGAAAATTATGTCAACCTTCCGCTATATGAAAGGCTGTATCATATCCGAAGCGATGTTCCATCGATTACCCATGTGGATTTTTCGGCCCGGATTCAGAGCGTCAGCAGGGATACTAATCCGAAATACTGGCAATTGATCGATGCCTTCAGGAGAAAAACGGGTTATGGTGTCGTGGTCAACACGAGTTTCAATGTGCGTGGTGAGCCGATTGTATGTACGTCTGACGATGCATACCGGTGTTTCATGAGAACGGAAATGGATTATTTGGTCATGGGAAATTGCCTCTTCGCCAAAAAGGATCAACCGGGTTGGAACTGGAAAGAAGATGAGCGGCAAGGATTCGAGATGGATTGA
- a CDS encoding undecaprenyl-phosphate glucose phosphotransferase: MKKHSHDMTLRLYEPFMIVLLRVLDAILGPLLLYLIGFSLRLMPPYMWEAALVLFCLILITMNYVGIYRSWRFSSIHRELSSIMLACATVYFILLFILYFFSISKWYSRTLLLCWMVSWPIVLSLERILLRVVLRNLRKNGKNIKTAIIVGANPVGKRLAGLIRENPWSGTNMLGFFDDNMGPGNGFKMLGRLEQIESFISSHHVDTVYLALPMKEQSKVNDVLKRLKDTMVSVFLIPDFFYIDLMIGGYLTYFENMPVIALRESPLIGFNGLIKRFFDIVFSLLALILLSPLFLVIAIVIHFTSDGPVIFRQWRYGLNGQPIQVYKFRTMTVCEDGYFFCQAQKHDARITKFGAFLRNNSLDELPQLFNVLQGSMSLIGPRPHPAAMNEQYRKLLPGYMLRHKVKPGITGLAQLHGYRGETDTIHKIRKRLEYDLEYIRTWSLWNDIVILVQTIVTGAWRTNAY; encoded by the coding sequence ATGAAAAAGCATTCCCATGATATGACATTGAGGCTTTATGAACCGTTCATGATCGTCCTGCTGCGTGTGCTGGACGCTATTTTGGGTCCGCTTCTTCTCTATTTGATTGGTTTTTCCCTGCGCCTGATGCCGCCCTATATGTGGGAAGCGGCGCTCGTCCTCTTTTGTCTGATCCTGATCACGATGAATTATGTCGGGATTTACCGGTCCTGGCGTTTTTCTTCCATTCACCGGGAATTGTCCAGCATCATGTTGGCCTGTGCTACCGTTTACTTCATTCTGCTGTTCATTCTCTATTTCTTCTCGATCAGCAAATGGTATTCACGAACCCTTCTGTTGTGTTGGATGGTTTCCTGGCCGATTGTTCTCTCGTTGGAGCGGATCCTGCTGCGGGTCGTTCTTCGCAACTTGAGAAAAAATGGGAAAAATATCAAAACGGCCATTATCGTTGGGGCAAATCCTGTTGGAAAGAGACTTGCCGGGCTGATTCGCGAGAATCCCTGGTCCGGAACCAACATGCTCGGCTTTTTCGATGACAATATGGGGCCAGGAAATGGTTTCAAGATGCTTGGTCGACTGGAACAAATCGAATCCTTTATCTCAAGTCATCACGTCGATACCGTTTATCTGGCGCTTCCCATGAAAGAGCAGAGCAAAGTGAATGATGTCCTGAAACGTTTGAAAGATACGATGGTTTCCGTTTTTTTGATTCCCGATTTTTTTTATATCGATCTGATGATCGGCGGGTATTTGACGTATTTTGAAAACATGCCTGTCATTGCACTGCGGGAATCGCCATTGATCGGTTTCAACGGGTTGATCAAGCGGTTTTTCGACATCGTTTTTTCATTGCTCGCGCTGATCCTGTTGTCTCCCCTTTTTCTGGTGATCGCGATCGTCATTCATTTTACAAGTGATGGACCGGTGATTTTCAGGCAATGGCGGTATGGATTGAATGGTCAGCCGATCCAGGTTTACAAGTTCCGGACCATGACGGTTTGCGAGGATGGGTATTTTTTTTGCCAGGCGCAGAAACATGATGCGAGGATTACAAAATTCGGGGCTTTTCTTCGGAACAACAGTCTGGATGAATTGCCCCAGTTGTTCAACGTGCTGCAGGGGAGCATGTCCCTGATCGGGCCCAGACCCCATCCTGCTGCCATGAATGAGCAATACCGAAAACTGCTTCCAGGGTATATGCTGCGTCATAAAGTCAAACCCGGGATTACCGGTCTGGCTCAGCTTCATGGATATCGGGGTGAGACCGATACCATCCATAAAATTCGAAAAAGATTGGAATATGATCTCGAATATATCCGGACCTGGTCTCTATGGAACGATATTGTCATTCTCGTTCAAACCATCGTGACGGGGGCCTGGCGAACCAATGCCTATTGA
- a CDS encoding class I adenylate-forming enzyme family protein, with translation MKTDEPKTLLMMLSERAKEHPERIAILYQNQAISYDTLNREVNALANYLIRMGLVRGDTVGLMMNKTPEFVISFLGVANAGGMSLPIDFNQPLPRLQYLIDLTLPRVIIVSGEHSHVMPLLRLPPDYLCTIVVGERNLKTDHEWQEVIRGSDSHPPGISDDLNEPAYLNLTSGTTGVPKCAVTTHANIFWNTAAAVHTLHLTPDDIHLCLFAVFAHPHEIVARPLYLGGTMVLLDKITPKGISRAIQEHHVTCMMAIPSIYQTLVRLHESTGFAIPSLRLPESGGMHTHPVLLEEFENRFHRRIVPVWGSTEATGIALALALEGPCKPGSVGKPCETYQARIVDEHGIDVGVGDVGELIIRGPGVIDSYFQNTEETNKSMKNGWFFTGDLFRNDPDGFFFFVGRREGMMKVAGMKVYPIEIEEILLAHPGVSEAVVLKQHDELHGEVPRAIVVLKPDVRLDKGDLRRYCEQRLARCKVPRMIEFRTELPKTSGGKIRVKEL, from the coding sequence ATGAAAACGGACGAACCAAAAACGCTTCTCATGATGCTTTCTGAACGGGCGAAAGAACACCCGGAAAGGATAGCGATCCTCTATCAGAACCAGGCCATATCCTATGATACGCTGAATCGTGAAGTCAATGCATTGGCCAATTATCTCATACGGATGGGGTTGGTTCGGGGAGACACGGTCGGACTGATGATGAATAAGACTCCGGAATTCGTCATATCGTTTCTGGGAGTGGCCAATGCGGGCGGCATGAGCCTGCCGATCGATTTCAACCAACCACTGCCCCGTTTGCAATACCTGATCGATTTGACGCTGCCCAGGGTGATCATCGTATCGGGTGAACATTCTCATGTAATGCCCTTGCTTCGGTTGCCACCGGATTATCTCTGCACCATAGTCGTTGGAGAAAGGAATTTAAAAACGGATCATGAATGGCAGGAGGTGATTCGGGGATCCGATAGCCATCCACCGGGAATTTCCGATGACCTGAATGAGCCAGCCTATCTGAATCTGACATCCGGAACGACCGGTGTGCCGAAATGTGCCGTTACCACGCACGCCAATATCTTCTGGAATACGGCAGCCGCGGTTCATACCCTTCATCTTACACCGGATGACATTCACTTATGTTTGTTTGCCGTGTTTGCACATCCCCATGAAATCGTCGCAAGACCATTATACCTGGGTGGAACCATGGTGTTGCTGGATAAGATTACGCCCAAAGGCATTTCAAGGGCCATCCAGGAGCATCATGTCACCTGCATGATGGCCATTCCCTCTATTTATCAAACACTGGTCAGGCTTCATGAGTCGACAGGTTTCGCGATCCCGTCTCTCCGGCTTCCGGAAAGCGGCGGCATGCATACGCATCCTGTTTTGTTGGAAGAATTCGAAAATCGATTCCACAGGCGGATCGTTCCGGTATGGGGAAGCACCGAAGCAACCGGTATTGCGCTGGCGCTGGCCTTGGAAGGTCCGTGCAAACCGGGCAGCGTAGGCAAGCCCTGTGAAACCTATCAAGCCAGGATCGTCGATGAACATGGCATCGATGTCGGAGTCGGCGATGTGGGCGAATTGATCATCCGGGGACCGGGCGTCATCGATTCGTATTTTCAGAACACGGAAGAAACGAATAAGTCTATGAAAAATGGCTGGTTTTTTACGGGAGATCTGTTCAGGAACGATCCGGATGGCTTCTTCTTTTTTGTCGGACGACGGGAAGGCATGATGAAAGTCGCTGGGATGAAGGTCTATCCCATCGAAATCGAAGAAATCCTCCTTGCCCATCCGGGCGTTTCGGAGGCAGTCGTTCTCAAACAGCATGATGAGCTTCATGGGGAGGTTCCGAGGGCGATTGTTGTACTGAAACCTGATGTGCGTTTGGACAAAGGGGATCTCCGGAGATATTGCGAACAGCGACTGGCGAGATGCAAAGTTCCGAGGATGATCGAATTCCGTACTGAACTGCCAAAAACATCCGGAGGAAAAATTCGGGTAAAGGAGCTTTAA